The Leptospira stimsonii genome includes the window AGTGAAAATAATTTTTTCTTCATCAGTTGAATCGGTCGAACGACCCAGGGCCCTGACCCGGGTCCATAAACGTCGCCCGGACGGATAAATAAAATTCCGAAAGACGGAGGATCGTTGAGAGGGAGGAGTGCTGATTCTCCCTCGATCTTTGTCATACAATAAGGATTTCCTTCGCCTCGAAATGGTCCTTCTTCGGAAATGTTTGCAGGATAGGAAAAGCCGTAAACCATCACGGAAGAATAATGGATCATACCCTTTGCACCGGAAGCTCGTGCGATCTTCGCTAATTCTACCGAGGAATAAACATTCACTTTTCTGAATTCTTCTAAGGAACCTCCCTCTCTCACGATGGCCGCGGTGTGAATTACGTAATCCGATCCGGATACGGCCTCTTGCATTGCGAGGGGATCGCTCGTGCTCCCGTGAACGATCGTAAAACCTTCTTCACGAAGTGTCTTTACCTTTGTCGGATCGAGCTCGATTCCTCGAACAAGAATTCCTCGTTCCTTAGCGATCTCGGCTAAACGTTTTCCGATGAATCCGCCGATCCCGGTGATACAAACGGTTTTTCCTCTTAAATCGATCATTCTCCCTGACCTAAGGAGAACGCCCGTTTTCCGTTGAAGTAATATAGGTTTTCCGTTTTGATTGCATCAAAGCCGGCTTCGTCCAATTTCAAAAGTAATTCCCCGATCTGTTTGTGAGAGATCGGGTAGTAGGTCGGATTTTCTGGATGTAAAAGAGCTTCTTTGCTGACAAATCTACATCTCCAATGATCGATTAGAAACGTTTCCGGTTGTCCGTCCGGATATACTTTTACGCCACGATTTGTGATGATTTTTAATTTCAGATCGCCGGAAATCGATTCGAGTTTTTTTCCGAGTTCGTTCGGATCGTTTCCGGTCCAATCGAGGAAAACGTCCGTTCCGACCAGTTCTTTCTTTTGTAGAACTCTCTTATATTCAGGAATCGTAATTTTCTTTGCTTTTCCGAAAGATACCGGCTTGAACTTTTCGGGAAGGTGACCTAGATTCCCGATCACGGCTTCCGCAAACTCTTTCGTTCCGACCTTGATTCTACTTACACCCGGTTTAAAAATATCGCCGGTATGAATTCCTTCCTCGATTGTCAGTAACCAAGCGTTGTTGATTTTCGCCGCAATATCCGGTTGCCCTATGTGAACCAACATCATCACTGCGGCGTTGATGAGTCCGGAAGGATTGGCAAGATTCTTACCCGCGA containing:
- a CDS encoding NAD-dependent epimerase/dehydratase family protein — its product is MIDLRGKTVCITGIGGFIGKRLAEIAKERGILVRGIELDPTKVKTLREEGFTIVHGSTSDPLAMQEAVSGSDYVIHTAAIVREGGSLEEFRKVNVYSSVELAKIARASGAKGMIHYSSVMVYGFSYPANISEEGPFRGEGNPYCMTKIEGESALLPLNDPPSFGILFIRPGDVYGPGSGPWVVRPIQLMKKKLFSLPNGGKGRINLTYVDNLVEGTLLALEKEAWGEAFNITDGTTMTWKEYFFQLADSAGLSKPLSAPAWFLKVLIFIMGILYKSVGKEPPATTEGVNFILRENAVSIEKAKSILGYRPKVKTEDALQRTRAWIGSYTKSS